The Sorex araneus isolate mSorAra2 chromosome 5, mSorAra2.pri, whole genome shotgun sequence genome has a segment encoding these proteins:
- the TMEM33 gene encoding transmembrane protein 33 — translation MADTTPNGPQGAGAVQFMMTNKLDTAMWLSRLFTVYCSALFVLPLLGLHEAASFYQRALLANALTSALRLHQRLPHFQLSRAFLAQALLEDSCHYLLYSLIFVNSYPVTMSIFPVLLFSLLHAATYTKKVLDAKGSNSLPLLRSVLDKLSANQQNILKFIACNEIFLMPATVFMLFSGQGSLLQPFIYYRFLTLRYSSRRNPYCRTLFNELRIVVEHIIMKPACPLFVRRLCLQSIAFISRLAPTVA, via the exons ATGGCGGATACGACCCCGAACGGCCCGCAGGGGGCCGGCGCCGTG CAATTCATGATGACCAATAAACTGGACACAGCAATGTGGCTCTCTCGCCTATTCACAGTTTACTGCTCTGCTTTGTTTGTTCTGCCTCTTCTTGG GTTGCACGAAGCGGCAAGCTTTTATCAGCGGGCTTTGCTGGCAAATGCTCTTACCAGTGCTCTGAGGCTGCACCAGAGATTACCGCACTTCCAGCTCAGCAGAGCGTTCCTGGCCCAGGCCTTGTTAGAGGACAGCTGCCACTACCTGTTGTATTCACTCATCTTTGTCAATTCCTACCCTGTTACAA TGAGTATTTTCCCAGTCTTGCTATTCTCTTTGCTTCATGCAGCTACGTACACGAAAAAGGTCCTTGAT gcAAAGGGTTCAAATAGTTTACCTCTACTGAGATCTGTCTTGGATAAATTAAGTGCTAATCAACAAAATATCCTGAAATTCATTGCATGTAATGAAATATTCTTGATGCCTGCTACAGTCTTTATGCTTTTTag TGGTCAAGGAAGTTTACTCCAGCCATTTATATACTATAGATTTCTTACTCTTCGGTATTCCTCGAGAAGAAATCCATATTGTCG GACTTTGTTCAATGAACTACGGATTGTTGTTGAACATATAATAATGAAACCTGCTTGCCCCCTGTTTGTGAGAAGACTTTGTCTCCAGAGCATTGCCTTTATAAGCAGACTGGCTCCAACAGTTGCGTAG